One genomic segment of Hydrocarboniclastica marina includes these proteins:
- a CDS encoding TOTE conflict system archaeo-eukaryotic primase domain-containing protein encodes MRIEEELAAIALKLSELEREKAALLSRRKELHRTAQQSTVTQLKPDQKAELFRKLFRGRQDVYAVRWTGSSGRSGYAVACENEWVPGTCQKPRIKCGECPHKKFKPLDFNAVYEHLSGKHVAGLYPLLPDSSCYLLAVDFDKEDWRADVRALAQACRDEGVPYLVEISRSGAGAHLWIFFSDAVPAWSARALGFKLLDKAMERHPGLSFDSYDRLFPNQDTMPDGGFGNLIALPLQHEARSRGCTVFVDDKLTPYPDQWALLSQQKTVSPAQLRDMVGNEPDSDAIAEVALPWEQALPVDTGIISGCPESITLTLANHIYMKLSDIPGTLAARIKRMASFANPVFFKTQALRFSTHGIPRYISCARIEQGYISVPRGCFDDLQALLREQGITVEIDDRRMPGQLLPEVSLKATLRRDQKKAVTALADHDTGILHAPTAFGKTVTAIGIVAKRQVNTLILTHSRQLLDQWKERLETFIEGASVGVIGGGKKKPTGQIDVATYQSLINKKDNTVSSKVREYGQVIIDECHHISAPRYEMLLNEVSARYVVGLTATPDRQDGHQKIMFMVAGPVRHKVRADHGSRFVQRVIVRERHETPPTDICQNNGERPHIASVYRWLAQSNARNQDIVQDVVRCVQNLANCLLLTERREHAETLATLLEAESISSVVLRGGMGVRERRAAESRLHEAQVIVATGKYIGEGFDLPRLDTLFLALPIAWKGTLSQYAGRIHRDADGKQEVTVYDYLDISLPMLERMFRKREKGYKAMGYQLVSSEQTRLL; translated from the coding sequence ATCCGAATAGAAGAAGAGCTCGCAGCCATCGCACTGAAGTTATCCGAACTTGAGAGGGAAAAGGCTGCCCTTCTCTCCCGAAGGAAGGAGCTTCATCGCACTGCGCAACAATCCACAGTAACGCAGCTGAAACCTGATCAAAAAGCTGAATTGTTCCGGAAGCTCTTTCGCGGCAGACAGGATGTCTATGCAGTCCGCTGGACGGGTTCTAGTGGCCGTTCCGGCTATGCCGTGGCCTGCGAAAATGAATGGGTTCCGGGCACCTGTCAGAAACCCCGGATCAAGTGCGGCGAGTGCCCGCACAAAAAATTTAAACCTCTGGATTTCAATGCAGTGTATGAACACCTGTCCGGCAAGCATGTCGCAGGGTTATACCCTTTGTTGCCGGACAGTTCCTGTTATCTGCTGGCTGTAGATTTTGATAAGGAGGACTGGAGAGCAGATGTTCGTGCGCTGGCCCAGGCTTGTCGTGATGAAGGTGTCCCTTATCTTGTAGAGATCTCCCGGTCCGGTGCGGGTGCCCACCTATGGATCTTCTTTTCGGACGCCGTTCCGGCCTGGTCCGCGAGGGCTTTGGGGTTCAAGCTGCTGGACAAAGCCATGGAACGCCACCCGGGCCTGTCCTTCGATTCTTATGACCGGCTATTCCCCAACCAGGATACGATGCCCGATGGTGGATTTGGCAATTTGATTGCCCTTCCGCTTCAGCATGAGGCGCGAAGTCGTGGATGTACTGTATTCGTCGACGATAAGCTAACCCCGTATCCGGATCAGTGGGCGCTACTTAGTCAGCAAAAGACCGTTTCGCCGGCTCAGCTTCGAGATATGGTTGGAAATGAGCCTGATTCCGATGCGATAGCAGAGGTTGCGTTGCCGTGGGAACAAGCTTTACCGGTCGATACAGGGATAATTTCAGGATGTCCCGAGAGCATCACGCTTACCCTGGCCAATCACATTTATATGAAGTTGTCAGACATACCAGGGACACTGGCGGCACGAATAAAGCGCATGGCGAGCTTTGCCAATCCAGTATTTTTCAAAACCCAGGCACTTCGATTTTCAACTCATGGCATCCCTCGTTACATATCCTGTGCCCGGATTGAGCAAGGTTATATCTCGGTACCGAGAGGCTGCTTTGATGATCTTCAGGCATTGTTGCGCGAACAGGGAATAACGGTAGAAATCGATGACCGCAGAATGCCTGGCCAGTTGCTGCCGGAAGTCAGCCTGAAAGCAACGCTGCGTCGTGATCAGAAAAAGGCTGTGACGGCGCTTGCCGATCACGATACCGGAATTCTTCATGCTCCGACCGCTTTCGGCAAAACCGTAACCGCTATTGGCATTGTGGCCAAACGGCAGGTAAACACGCTGATCCTCACTCACAGTCGTCAGTTACTGGATCAATGGAAGGAGCGTCTGGAAACCTTCATTGAGGGTGCATCCGTGGGTGTGATTGGCGGCGGCAAAAAGAAACCTACCGGTCAGATCGACGTTGCCACCTATCAAAGCCTGATCAACAAGAAAGATAATACGGTCTCAAGTAAGGTCCGGGAATACGGGCAGGTCATCATCGATGAATGTCACCATATTTCAGCTCCTCGTTACGAGATGCTACTTAACGAAGTCAGCGCCCGATATGTCGTGGGCCTCACCGCAACGCCTGACCGTCAGGATGGTCACCAAAAAATCATGTTTATGGTTGCGGGACCCGTTCGTCACAAAGTCAGGGCTGACCACGGTTCCAGGTTTGTCCAACGTGTCATCGTTCGGGAACGTCACGAAACGCCACCTACGGACATCTGTCAGAATAATGGTGAACGACCACACATAGCATCGGTTTACCGTTGGCTCGCCCAGAGCAATGCCCGGAATCAGGACATTGTTCAGGATGTCGTACGTTGTGTGCAAAACTTGGCAAACTGCCTTTTGCTCACGGAACGACGAGAGCATGCTGAAACGCTGGCAACACTGCTAGAGGCTGAGTCCATATCGTCGGTTGTGTTACGTGGAGGGATGGGCGTCAGAGAACGCCGGGCGGCGGAATCGCGGCTACACGAAGCTCAGGTTATCGTTGCAACCGGGAAATACATCGGAGAAGGCTTTGACTTGCCTCGGCTGGACACTCTGTTTCTAGCCCTGCCCATCGCCTGGAAAGGAACGCTGTCGCAGTATGCTGGCAGGATCCACCGGGATGCCGACGGCAAGCAGGAAGTCACTGTCTATGACTACCTGGATATCAGCCTGCCAATGCTTGAACGCATGTTCCGGAAGCGCGAGAAAGGCTACAAGGCCATGGGGTATCAGCTTGTCTCCTCTGAACAAACCAGGTTGCTGTAG
- a CDS encoding recombinase family protein — MFIRAYLRASTQEQNAERARESLVQFAANHGQRIAAFYVENVSGATLHRPELMKLIADSGEGDIVLVEQIDRLARLKQSDWDSLKQKLAAKRLAIVSPELPTSWLALEKKDDTGFTDSILRAVNAMMLDMLAAVARKDYEDRRRRQFQGIHKAKTEGKYQGRQPDLKRRQHIASLLKSGHSYSEIQEMLSCSRHIIASVAKEQRQADAVA, encoded by the coding sequence ATGTTTATTCGAGCCTACCTGCGGGCATCCACGCAGGAACAGAACGCGGAGCGAGCCCGGGAGTCACTGGTACAGTTCGCAGCCAACCACGGTCAACGCATTGCAGCTTTCTATGTGGAGAATGTGTCCGGCGCTACTTTGCACCGGCCCGAGCTGATGAAGCTGATCGCGGATTCCGGCGAGGGTGACATTGTGCTGGTCGAACAGATCGACCGTCTAGCCCGCCTCAAACAAAGTGATTGGGATTCCCTCAAGCAAAAGCTGGCCGCCAAGCGGTTAGCCATTGTTTCTCCGGAGTTGCCAACCAGTTGGCTGGCCCTGGAGAAGAAAGACGACACCGGATTCACCGACTCCATTCTCCGGGCCGTAAACGCCATGATGCTCGACATGCTGGCTGCGGTGGCCCGAAAAGACTACGAAGACCGCCGGCGTCGGCAGTTCCAGGGCATCCACAAAGCCAAAACGGAGGGTAAGTACCAGGGGCGGCAGCCAGACCTGAAGCGCAGGCAGCACATCGCCAGCCTTCTCAAGAGCGGCCACAGCTACAGCGAGATCCAGGAGATGCTGAGCTGCTCCCGCCACATAATTGCGTCTGTCGCCAAAGAACAAAGACAGGCCGATGCTGTGGCCTGA
- a CDS encoding DUF7673 family protein, protein MTDKAATLPESFLLLLEQEEKRRQQREDSGLPALTILIDAAHSGGGQARHVRRFLLGLYNASHWPFELNRLRALDTELQQAALQVLALDWNGREVHTYVPGGDELFQAWWEQESKA, encoded by the coding sequence ATGACGGACAAAGCAGCCACGCTTCCCGAAAGCTTTCTTCTTTTACTGGAACAGGAAGAAAAGCGGAGGCAACAGCGGGAGGACTCGGGGCTTCCAGCTCTCACAATACTGATCGACGCCGCTCATAGTGGGGGCGGCCAGGCTCGGCATGTCCGGCGTTTCCTTCTTGGCCTTTATAACGCCAGCCACTGGCCATTCGAGTTGAACCGGTTGAGAGCCTTGGATACCGAACTGCAACAGGCAGCCTTGCAGGTTCTGGCGCTGGATTGGAATGGCCGGGAGGTTCACACCTATGTGCCGGGTGGTGATGAGTTGTTTCAGGCTTGGTGGGAACAGGAGTCGAAAGCGTGA
- a CDS encoding AAA family ATPase: MNIEIKNCNNIDWASLVLSENTLNIKFAPNGTGKSSIARAITLGTTEGSNLNELIPFKLRKSNPDGITPEVTGIESINTVMCFNEEYVSQFVFKTDELLRNSFDILIRTDAYKKKEQEIESLIQDIKQLFSGNQELETLITTLKEMGNAFKLTKSGLSKSSTGMKGLSSGNKIQHVPSGLESYTPFIQSENSVNWIDWQTKGYEFSELSDSCPFCTSHVAEKKDQIKKVGEEYDKNTIKNLIAIIGVIEKLGDFFSKEAKGKLKAITELKDGIEKEHEAFLASVKSQIDNFTEKLENLRTLSAFQFKDGEKVSEKLPAYKLDLAFFSELNSERMLEAITPINDSIDEVIAQANQLQGKISQQRSEMKRTVERHQIDINNFLSYAGYRYKVEIVGEGEQSQLKLRHADHEEYLSGGSQHLSFGERNAFAIVLFMYECLSRKPDLIILDDPISSFDKNKKYAILEMLFRRKADSCLKSKTVLMLTHDVEPIIDTIKSLAHKFSNQTSASFLRLESGQLVEYVIRKEDMQTFSQICKNALASDKDNVIKLIYMRRHFEISDDKGDAYQVLSNILHKRERAIDTREPIGADSNYPEMVPAKFSNGCNEIAGFLNGFSYPDILNRVTDINALKSLYRASENGYEKLQIFRLLDLDIENSVVQKFINETYHIENEFICQLDPARFDTIPEYVISECDRILQEVQ, encoded by the coding sequence ATGAATATCGAGATTAAAAATTGCAATAACATTGATTGGGCTAGTTTGGTTCTTTCTGAAAATACGCTGAACATAAAGTTCGCACCAAACGGAACCGGAAAAAGCTCAATTGCTCGGGCAATTACCCTCGGTACGACTGAAGGCTCAAATTTAAATGAACTCATCCCATTTAAGCTTAGAAAATCCAATCCAGATGGAATAACACCCGAAGTTACCGGCATAGAAAGCATCAATACTGTCATGTGCTTCAACGAGGAGTACGTCAGTCAGTTTGTGTTCAAAACTGATGAGTTGCTCAGAAACAGCTTTGATATATTGATTAGAACAGATGCCTACAAAAAGAAAGAGCAGGAAATTGAAAGTTTGATCCAAGATATCAAACAACTATTTTCTGGAAATCAAGAACTGGAAACCTTGATAACCACCCTCAAGGAAATGGGAAATGCTTTCAAGTTGACCAAATCCGGTTTGTCCAAATCTTCGACAGGAATGAAAGGACTATCTTCAGGCAATAAAATTCAACATGTTCCCTCTGGCCTTGAATCTTATACACCGTTCATTCAGAGCGAAAACAGTGTTAACTGGATTGACTGGCAAACAAAGGGGTACGAATTTTCGGAACTATCTGATAGTTGTCCATTTTGCACCTCGCATGTAGCTGAAAAGAAGGATCAGATCAAGAAGGTTGGCGAAGAATATGATAAAAATACGATTAAGAACCTGATCGCCATAATCGGTGTGATCGAAAAGTTGGGCGACTTCTTTTCTAAAGAGGCGAAGGGTAAACTGAAGGCAATTACAGAACTGAAGGACGGGATTGAAAAAGAACATGAAGCATTTCTTGCTTCGGTAAAAAGTCAAATCGATAATTTCACTGAGAAGCTCGAAAATCTTAGAACACTTTCTGCTTTCCAATTTAAAGACGGTGAAAAAGTTTCTGAAAAACTCCCTGCCTATAAACTGGACCTGGCTTTTTTCTCGGAGCTTAATTCAGAAAGGATGCTGGAAGCCATCACTCCGATTAACGACTCTATCGACGAAGTAATTGCACAGGCCAACCAACTTCAGGGAAAGATCAGTCAGCAACGAAGCGAGATGAAGAGAACGGTCGAACGGCATCAGATCGACATTAACAATTTTCTCTCATATGCAGGTTACCGATATAAGGTTGAGATAGTAGGTGAAGGCGAACAGTCACAACTGAAACTGAGACATGCCGATCACGAGGAATATCTCAGCGGCGGAAGTCAACACCTCAGTTTTGGTGAAAGAAATGCTTTTGCCATCGTTCTTTTCATGTATGAGTGTCTTTCAAGAAAACCGGACTTGATCATTCTGGATGACCCAATTTCTTCATTTGACAAGAACAAAAAGTATGCCATTCTCGAAATGCTTTTCCGTCGAAAAGCTGATTCATGCTTGAAGAGTAAAACAGTTTTGATGCTTACACATGATGTGGAGCCAATTATCGATACCATTAAGTCTCTTGCGCATAAGTTCAGCAATCAGACTTCGGCATCGTTTCTGAGGCTTGAATCTGGCCAGTTAGTTGAATATGTAATCAGAAAAGAGGATATGCAAACCTTTTCCCAGATTTGCAAGAATGCTCTCGCCTCTGACAAGGATAATGTTATCAAGCTGATTTACATGAGACGTCATTTTGAAATTTCTGACGACAAGGGAGACGCTTATCAAGTACTCTCTAATATTCTGCATAAGAGAGAGCGTGCAATTGATACCAGAGAACCCATAGGGGCAGATAGCAATTATCCGGAAATGGTTCCTGCTAAGTTCTCCAATGGATGCAATGAAATAGCGGGATTTCTGAACGGATTTTCATATCCTGACATTTTGAATCGAGTTACTGATATCAATGCGCTGAAATCGCTTTATAGAGCTTCTGAGAACGGGTATGAAAAACTTCAGATTTTTCGCCTGTTAGACCTGGATATTGAGAATTCTGTTGTTCAGAAGTTTATCAATGAAACATATCACATTGAGAATGAGTTTATTTGCCAGCTTGATCCTGCAAGGTTTGATACAATTCCGGAGTATGTCATCTCTGAATGTGATCGGATTCTGCAGGAGGTCCAATGA
- the brxL gene encoding BREX system Lon protease-like protein BrxL: MSTLDQKINEHFPGLVVRKDLVKTVKGNAIVPSYVLEYLLGQYCATSDEATIQTGIETVKEILAKHYVHRNEAGLVRSNIKEKGRYKVIDKISVALNEKTDAYEAQFSNLGIKKVLVDSGTVKAHPKLLVSGVWCIADIEYVFSEDQNASPWILSTLKPIQLSHFDYDAYVAARQQFSTDEWIDLLIQSIGFNPDMFGKRSKLLQLLRLVPFCERNYNLIELGPKGTGKSHVYSEFSPHGILVSGGEVTVPKLFVNNSSGKIGLVGYWDCVAFDEFAGKQKRVDKALVDIMKNYMANKSFSRGVETLGAEASMVFVGNTRHTVPYMLKHSDLFDELPDKFYDSAFLDRIHFYIPGWEVDIIRGEMFSDGYGFVVDYLAEILRSMRNYDYSDQYKEHFTLSSDISTRDRDGINKTFSGLMKILFPQGGATREEVEEVLRFAIEGRKRVKDQLQRIDTTYGEVRFSYHDQQGQERLVTTLEEEEYPGYYHQTVSTPDDGGVEPEPTADVKGVEPKEPYSPEPVLEEKHLTFQENQKGISFDGLFGPYLKGASKITVTDPYIRLFYQIRNFMEFLEAIVKNKAEEDEVAVHLVSVRDEFKGDLQDESFEKIQESARTVGIDFTWEFDESGTIHARHIVTDHGWKISLDRGLDIFQHYEMNETFAFANRLQQFRSSKAFEVTFIKV; encoded by the coding sequence ATGAGCACGCTTGACCAAAAGATCAACGAACACTTCCCCGGGTTGGTAGTGCGCAAAGACCTGGTGAAAACGGTCAAGGGCAACGCCATCGTTCCCTCATACGTGCTGGAGTATCTGCTTGGCCAGTACTGCGCCACCAGCGATGAGGCCACGATTCAGACGGGTATCGAAACGGTCAAGGAGATTCTGGCCAAGCACTATGTCCACCGAAACGAGGCCGGGCTGGTGCGCTCGAATATCAAGGAAAAGGGGCGCTACAAGGTGATCGACAAGATCAGCGTGGCCCTGAATGAGAAGACGGATGCCTACGAGGCGCAGTTCTCCAACCTGGGGATCAAGAAGGTGCTGGTGGATTCCGGAACCGTGAAGGCTCACCCCAAACTGCTTGTAAGCGGCGTCTGGTGCATCGCGGACATCGAATACGTATTTTCTGAAGACCAGAATGCCAGTCCCTGGATCCTGTCCACCCTCAAGCCGATTCAGCTTTCGCACTTCGACTATGACGCCTACGTTGCAGCGCGGCAGCAGTTCAGCACCGATGAGTGGATTGACCTGCTGATACAGAGCATCGGCTTTAACCCGGACATGTTTGGCAAGCGCAGCAAGCTCCTCCAGCTCCTGCGTCTGGTTCCTTTCTGCGAGCGCAACTACAACCTGATTGAACTTGGCCCCAAGGGGACAGGTAAATCCCACGTTTACTCCGAGTTCTCGCCCCATGGGATTCTGGTATCCGGCGGTGAAGTCACCGTACCCAAACTGTTTGTGAATAACTCCAGCGGCAAGATCGGCTTGGTAGGGTACTGGGATTGTGTGGCCTTCGACGAATTCGCCGGCAAGCAGAAGCGCGTCGACAAAGCCCTCGTCGACATCATGAAGAACTACATGGCCAACAAGTCCTTCTCCCGGGGTGTGGAAACCCTGGGCGCCGAGGCCTCCATGGTGTTCGTGGGAAATACCCGGCATACCGTGCCGTATATGCTGAAACATTCCGACCTGTTCGATGAGCTTCCGGACAAGTTCTACGATTCCGCCTTTCTGGACCGGATCCACTTCTACATCCCGGGGTGGGAGGTCGACATCATCCGGGGCGAGATGTTCTCCGACGGCTATGGCTTCGTGGTGGACTACCTTGCGGAAATCCTGCGCTCGATGCGGAACTACGATTACTCCGATCAGTATAAGGAGCACTTTACCCTGTCTTCGGATATCTCAACCCGTGACCGGGACGGTATCAACAAGACCTTTTCCGGCTTGATGAAGATCCTGTTCCCCCAGGGGGGAGCGACCAGGGAAGAGGTGGAAGAAGTGCTGCGTTTTGCCATCGAGGGGCGCAAGCGGGTCAAGGACCAGTTACAACGGATTGATACCACCTACGGAGAAGTACGCTTTTCCTATCACGATCAGCAAGGGCAGGAACGGCTGGTCACCACACTTGAGGAAGAGGAGTACCCGGGTTACTACCACCAGACGGTGTCTACCCCTGATGACGGGGGAGTAGAACCCGAGCCAACAGCGGACGTTAAAGGTGTCGAGCCCAAAGAGCCATATTCCCCCGAGCCCGTACTGGAAGAAAAGCACCTGACCTTCCAGGAAAACCAGAAGGGTATCTCATTCGACGGCTTGTTTGGCCCGTACCTGAAGGGAGCCAGCAAGATCACCGTCACAGACCCCTACATTCGGCTTTTCTACCAGATCCGAAATTTCATGGAGTTTCTCGAAGCTATCGTGAAGAACAAGGCCGAAGAGGATGAAGTGGCGGTTCACCTCGTCTCCGTCCGCGACGAGTTCAAGGGTGATCTGCAAGACGAGAGTTTTGAAAAGATCCAGGAATCCGCTCGCACCGTGGGCATCGACTTCACCTGGGAGTTTGATGAAAGCGGCACCATTCACGCCCGTCATATCGTTACGGACCACGGCTGGAAGATCTCACTGGATCGGGGGTTGGACATCTTCCAGCACTACGAGATGAATGAAACCTTCGCGTTTGCCAACCGGTTGCAGCAGTTTCGGTCTAGCAAGGCCTTTGAGGTGACGTTTATTAAAGTTTAG